From a region of the Apis mellifera strain DH4 linkage group LG2, Amel_HAv3.1, whole genome shotgun sequence genome:
- the LOC726231 gene encoding uncharacterized protein LOC726231 isoform X5, with amino-acid sequence MVVSRREGSISSNIRAIIEQLNLNPVERRRLIDRTKQDGARCVVGYHQGVQPAAKISIGVYGCKEKVGYEIPGGGPIRRAVCRLGPDRSRPRQEAGQRKILAPIKKEGAAREDAAIEEEKAEDNGFGSIRSMRKIEDRPRPRPESGRTATIPQANRERSVRAEDTIEDKGTARCSRIEDRQRSKPETRQRIPPLIKDAIPRIEEEEVIEGSKSPKDTVDRVVPVAKEDLPELESASLSHTAAHHRISVRPKNRRPPRRSGSQVASTPTSTITTIAEDSLDSLQTTTGNNSNASTPTEPKNPSIGRKSSNRLSRTSDIFEELEAKLPRKPPSVASLSPDSLDAVEASNDDEQTMIGRKSSSRAPKNTDVFEELEAKLPRRRSASNRSSKSPDSLETAAPNGWFSKSTEGFEKLMEYEEVKPVTRRLPISKSTDRVSKSSDSLEAIEALTSDESIERRRSSFELRARRSSKKMSKSSESFEMLEQIGTESVVAVQDCLQKRSSVSDINLSRGRRLSKSISKSSEDFERIEISESKEEGGDGARESLGKCCRRSSKRVSSESSDNLDSEDRLENRRMRRAPKRIPSTSYVDIVPMDDQEEEKRAVQRKPCRLQKSSESSELGSTDTLDSERRNKSSESTETLDSLERDLDQDRKQEDLADTVVVADRREKSDPWTNKSLTMSHSDQMADNTEDSKPLISPDKFYWRQSSESKENIDIHQLLAITIVTRMADNGNNQRSSVIYPKKKQQITTSQPTSPVAKQEDNKMIFDNLLVSKNDEDLQNMLNGNISEVSTDTKSFKEKLIMFEKLGK; translated from the exons atgGTGGTGTCCCGGCGGGAGGGTAGCATATCGTCCAACATACGGGCGATAATCGAGCAGCTGAACCTGAATCCGGTGGAGAGGAGGCGGTTGATCGACCGGACGAAGCAGGACGGCGCGCGATGCGTGGTGGGGTACCACCAGGGCGTGCAGCCCGCGGCGAAGATCAGCATCGGCGTGTACGGGTGCAAGGAGAAGGTCGGTTACGAGATACCGGGCGGCGGCCCGATCAGGCGCGCGGTGTGCAGGCTCGGGCCGGATCGGTCGAGGCCCAGGCAGGAAGCGGGCCAGCGAAAGATCTTAGCCCCGATTAAGAAGGAAGGCGCGGCCCGCGAGGATGCGGCGATCGAGGAG GAGAAGGCGGAGGATAATGGGTTCGGATCGATAAGATCGATGAGGAAAATCGAGGATCGACCGAGACCGAGGCCGGAGAGCGGGCGGACGGCGACGATCCCTCAGGCGAACCGAGAGCGATCGGTTCGAGCTGAAGATACGATCGAG GATAAAGGGACGGCGAGATGTTCGAGGATCGAGGATCGGCAACGCTCGAAGCCGGAGACGAGGCAGAGGATCCCGCCGTTGATCAAAGACGCGATCCCAcgaatcgaggaggaggaggttatCGAG GGCTCAAAATCGCCCAAGGACACGGTCGATCGTGTTGTCCCCGTGGCCAAAGAAGATTTGC CGGAGTTGGAGAGCGCCAGTTTGAGCCACACGGCGGCCCACCACCGAATATCGGTCCGGCCTAAGAACCGAAGGCCTCCGAGGAGGAGCGGGTCGCAAGTGGCGAGCACGCCCACGTCGACCATCACGACGATTGCCGAGGACTCGTTGGACAGCCTGCAAACGACGACGGGGAACAACAGCAACGCGTCCACGCCGACCGAGCCGAAGAACCCGTCGATCGGCAGGAAATCGTCGAATCGCTTGTCGCGCACGTCCGACATCTTCGAGGAGTTGGAGGCTAAGCTGCCTAGGAAGCCGCCTAGCGTCGCCTCCCTGTCCCCGGACAGCCTGGACGCGGTCGAGGCGAGCAACGACGACGAGCAAACGATGATCGGCAGGAAATCGTCGAGTCGCGCGCCAAAGAATACGGATGTGTTCGAGGAGTTGGAAGCGAAGCTTCCCAGAAGGAGATCGGCATCGAACAGGTCGTCGAAATCGCCCGACAGTTTGGAGACGGCGGCTCCAAACGGTTGGTTCTCCAAGTCGACCGAGGGGTTCGAGAAGTTGATGGAGTACGAGGAGGTGAAACCGGTCACTCGAAGATTGCCGATCTCGAAATCGACCGATCGGGTGTCCAAGTCGTCCGACAGTTTGGAGGCGATCGAGGCGTTGACCAGCGACGAGTCGATCGAGCGTAGAAGGAGCAGCTTCGAGTTGCGCGCACGCAGATCGTCCAAGAAGATGTCCAAATCGTCGGAGAGTTTCGAGATGTTGGAGCAGATCGGTACGGAGAGCGTTGTCGCCGTTCAAGATTGCCTTCAGAAGAGGAGCAGCGTGTCGGACATCAACTTGTCGAGGGGAAGAAGATTGTCGAAGAGCATCTCGAAATCGTCGGAGGATTTCGAGAGGATCGAGATAAGCGAgtcgaaggaggaggggggggatgGGGCGAGGGAGAGTTTGGGCAAGTGTTGCAGGAGGTCGTCGAAACGGGTGTCGTCCGAGAGCTCCGATAATCTCGACTCGGAGGACAGATTGGAGAACAGAAGGATGAGGAGGGCGCCGAAGAGGATACCGAGCACCAGCTACGTGGACATCGTACCGATGGACGatcaggaggaggagaagagagccGTGCAGAGGAAACCGTGCAGGCTTCAAAAGTCGTCCGAGAGCTCGGAGTTGGGAAGCACGGATACTTTGGACTCCGAGAGGAGGAACAAATCGTCCGAGAGTACCGAAACTTTGGACAGTTTGGAGAGAGATTTGGATCAGGATAGGAAACAGGAAGATCTTGCCGACACCGTTGTTGTTGCGGACAGACGCGAGAAGAGC GATCCTTGGACCAATAAATCCTTAACGATGTCGCATTCGGATCAAATGGCGGACAATACCGAAGACTCGAAACCGTTGATCTCGCCGGATAAATTCTACTGGCGCCAATCGTCGGAATCGAAGGAGAACATCGACATTCATCAACTGCTAGCCATCACTATAGTTACCAGAATGGCCGACAACGGCAACAATCAACGAAGCTCTGTGATTTATCCTAAGAAAAAACAACAGATCACCACGTCGCAGCCTACCTCGCCGGTCGCTAAACAAGAGGACAACAAGATGATTTTTGACAATCTCCTCGTTAGCAAGAACGACGAGGATTTACAAAATATGTTGAACGGCAATATATCCGAAGTGTCCACGGATACGAAGAGTTTCAAGGAGAAGTTGATCATGTTCGAGAAACTCGGAAAATAA
- the LOC726231 gene encoding uncharacterized protein LOC726231 isoform X7 has protein sequence MVVSRREGSISSNIRAIIEQLNLNPVERRRLIDRTKQDGARCVVGYHQGVQPAAKISIGVYGCKEKVGYEIPGGGPIRRAVCRLGPDRSRPRQEAGQRKILAPIKKEGAAREDAAIEEDKGTARCSRIEDRQRSKPETRQRIPPLIKDAIPRIEEEEVIEGSKSPKDTVDRVVPVAKEDLPELESASLSHTAAHHRISVRPKNRRPPRRSGSQVASTPTSTITTIAEDSLDSLQTTTGNNSNASTPTEPKNPSIGRKSSNRLSRTSDIFEELEAKLPRKPPSVASLSPDSLDAVEASNDDEQTMIGRKSSSRAPKNTDVFEELEAKLPRRRSASNRSSKSPDSLETAAPNGWFSKSTEGFEKLMEYEEVKPVTRRLPISKSTDRVSKSSDSLEAIEALTSDESIERRRSSFELRARRSSKKMSKSSESFEMLEQIGTESVVAVQDCLQKRSSVSDINLSRGRRLSKSISKSSEDFERIEISESKEEGGDGARESLGKCCRRSSKRVSSESSDNLDSEDRLENRRMRRAPKRIPSTSYVDIVPMDDQEEEKRAVQRKPCRLQKSSESSELGSTDTLDSERRNKSSESTETLDSLERDLDQDRKQEDLADTVVVADRREKSDPWTNKSLTMSHSDQMADNTEDSKPLISPDKFYWRQSSESKENIDIHQLLAITIVTRMADNGNNQRSSVIYPKKKQQITTSQPTSPVAKQEDNKMIFDNLLVSKNDEDLQNMLNGNISEVSTDTKSFKEKLIMFEKLGK, from the exons atgGTGGTGTCCCGGCGGGAGGGTAGCATATCGTCCAACATACGGGCGATAATCGAGCAGCTGAACCTGAATCCGGTGGAGAGGAGGCGGTTGATCGACCGGACGAAGCAGGACGGCGCGCGATGCGTGGTGGGGTACCACCAGGGCGTGCAGCCCGCGGCGAAGATCAGCATCGGCGTGTACGGGTGCAAGGAGAAGGTCGGTTACGAGATACCGGGCGGCGGCCCGATCAGGCGCGCGGTGTGCAGGCTCGGGCCGGATCGGTCGAGGCCCAGGCAGGAAGCGGGCCAGCGAAAGATCTTAGCCCCGATTAAGAAGGAAGGCGCGGCCCGCGAGGATGCGGCGATCGAGGAG GATAAAGGGACGGCGAGATGTTCGAGGATCGAGGATCGGCAACGCTCGAAGCCGGAGACGAGGCAGAGGATCCCGCCGTTGATCAAAGACGCGATCCCAcgaatcgaggaggaggaggttatCGAG GGCTCAAAATCGCCCAAGGACACGGTCGATCGTGTTGTCCCCGTGGCCAAAGAAGATTTGC CGGAGTTGGAGAGCGCCAGTTTGAGCCACACGGCGGCCCACCACCGAATATCGGTCCGGCCTAAGAACCGAAGGCCTCCGAGGAGGAGCGGGTCGCAAGTGGCGAGCACGCCCACGTCGACCATCACGACGATTGCCGAGGACTCGTTGGACAGCCTGCAAACGACGACGGGGAACAACAGCAACGCGTCCACGCCGACCGAGCCGAAGAACCCGTCGATCGGCAGGAAATCGTCGAATCGCTTGTCGCGCACGTCCGACATCTTCGAGGAGTTGGAGGCTAAGCTGCCTAGGAAGCCGCCTAGCGTCGCCTCCCTGTCCCCGGACAGCCTGGACGCGGTCGAGGCGAGCAACGACGACGAGCAAACGATGATCGGCAGGAAATCGTCGAGTCGCGCGCCAAAGAATACGGATGTGTTCGAGGAGTTGGAAGCGAAGCTTCCCAGAAGGAGATCGGCATCGAACAGGTCGTCGAAATCGCCCGACAGTTTGGAGACGGCGGCTCCAAACGGTTGGTTCTCCAAGTCGACCGAGGGGTTCGAGAAGTTGATGGAGTACGAGGAGGTGAAACCGGTCACTCGAAGATTGCCGATCTCGAAATCGACCGATCGGGTGTCCAAGTCGTCCGACAGTTTGGAGGCGATCGAGGCGTTGACCAGCGACGAGTCGATCGAGCGTAGAAGGAGCAGCTTCGAGTTGCGCGCACGCAGATCGTCCAAGAAGATGTCCAAATCGTCGGAGAGTTTCGAGATGTTGGAGCAGATCGGTACGGAGAGCGTTGTCGCCGTTCAAGATTGCCTTCAGAAGAGGAGCAGCGTGTCGGACATCAACTTGTCGAGGGGAAGAAGATTGTCGAAGAGCATCTCGAAATCGTCGGAGGATTTCGAGAGGATCGAGATAAGCGAgtcgaaggaggaggggggggatgGGGCGAGGGAGAGTTTGGGCAAGTGTTGCAGGAGGTCGTCGAAACGGGTGTCGTCCGAGAGCTCCGATAATCTCGACTCGGAGGACAGATTGGAGAACAGAAGGATGAGGAGGGCGCCGAAGAGGATACCGAGCACCAGCTACGTGGACATCGTACCGATGGACGatcaggaggaggagaagagagccGTGCAGAGGAAACCGTGCAGGCTTCAAAAGTCGTCCGAGAGCTCGGAGTTGGGAAGCACGGATACTTTGGACTCCGAGAGGAGGAACAAATCGTCCGAGAGTACCGAAACTTTGGACAGTTTGGAGAGAGATTTGGATCAGGATAGGAAACAGGAAGATCTTGCCGACACCGTTGTTGTTGCGGACAGACGCGAGAAGAGC GATCCTTGGACCAATAAATCCTTAACGATGTCGCATTCGGATCAAATGGCGGACAATACCGAAGACTCGAAACCGTTGATCTCGCCGGATAAATTCTACTGGCGCCAATCGTCGGAATCGAAGGAGAACATCGACATTCATCAACTGCTAGCCATCACTATAGTTACCAGAATGGCCGACAACGGCAACAATCAACGAAGCTCTGTGATTTATCCTAAGAAAAAACAACAGATCACCACGTCGCAGCCTACCTCGCCGGTCGCTAAACAAGAGGACAACAAGATGATTTTTGACAATCTCCTCGTTAGCAAGAACGACGAGGATTTACAAAATATGTTGAACGGCAATATATCCGAAGTGTCCACGGATACGAAGAGTTTCAAGGAGAAGTTGATCATGTTCGAGAAACTCGGAAAATAA
- the LOC726231 gene encoding uncharacterized protein LOC726231 isoform X6: MVVSRREGSISSNIRAIIEQLNLNPVERRRLIDRTKQDGARCVVGYHQGVQPAAKISIGVYGCKEKVGYEIPGGGPIRRAVCRLGPDRSRPRQEAGQRKILAPIKKEGAAREDAAIEEKAEDNGFGSIRSMRKIEDRPRPRPESGRTATIPQANRERSVRAEDTIEDKGTARCSRIEDRQRSKPETRQRIPPLIKDAIPRIEEEEVIEGSKSPKDTVDRVVPVAKEDLPELESASLSHTAAHHRISVRPKNRRPPRRSGSQVASTPTSTITTIAEDSLDSLQTTTGNNSNASTPTEPKNPSIGRKSSNRLSRTSDIFEELEAKLPRKPPSVASLSPDSLDAVEASNDDEQTMIGRKSSSRAPKNTDVFEELEAKLPRRRSASNRSSKSPDSLETAAPNGWFSKSTEGFEKLMEYEEVKPVTRRLPISKSTDRVSKSSDSLEAIEALTSDESIERRRSSFELRARRSSKKMSKSSESFEMLEQIGTESVVAVQDCLQKRSSVSDINLSRGRRLSKSISKSSEDFERIEISESKEEGGDGARESLGKCCRRSSKRVSSESSDNLDSEDRLENRRMRRAPKRIPSTSYVDIVPMDDQEEEKRAVQRKPCRLQKSSESSELGSTDTLDSERRNKSSESTETLDSLERDLDQDRKQEDLADTVVVADRREKSDPWTNKSLTMSHSDQMADNTEDSKPLISPDKFYWRQSSESKENIDIHQLLAITIVTRMADNGNNQRSSVIYPKKKQQITTSQPTSPVAKQEDNKMIFDNLLVSKNDEDLQNMLNGNISEVSTDTKSFKEKLIMFEKLGK, from the exons atgGTGGTGTCCCGGCGGGAGGGTAGCATATCGTCCAACATACGGGCGATAATCGAGCAGCTGAACCTGAATCCGGTGGAGAGGAGGCGGTTGATCGACCGGACGAAGCAGGACGGCGCGCGATGCGTGGTGGGGTACCACCAGGGCGTGCAGCCCGCGGCGAAGATCAGCATCGGCGTGTACGGGTGCAAGGAGAAGGTCGGTTACGAGATACCGGGCGGCGGCCCGATCAGGCGCGCGGTGTGCAGGCTCGGGCCGGATCGGTCGAGGCCCAGGCAGGAAGCGGGCCAGCGAAAGATCTTAGCCCCGATTAAGAAGGAAGGCGCGGCCCGCGAGGATGCGGCGATCGAGGAG AAGGCGGAGGATAATGGGTTCGGATCGATAAGATCGATGAGGAAAATCGAGGATCGACCGAGACCGAGGCCGGAGAGCGGGCGGACGGCGACGATCCCTCAGGCGAACCGAGAGCGATCGGTTCGAGCTGAAGATACGATCGAG GATAAAGGGACGGCGAGATGTTCGAGGATCGAGGATCGGCAACGCTCGAAGCCGGAGACGAGGCAGAGGATCCCGCCGTTGATCAAAGACGCGATCCCAcgaatcgaggaggaggaggttatCGAG GGCTCAAAATCGCCCAAGGACACGGTCGATCGTGTTGTCCCCGTGGCCAAAGAAGATTTGC CGGAGTTGGAGAGCGCCAGTTTGAGCCACACGGCGGCCCACCACCGAATATCGGTCCGGCCTAAGAACCGAAGGCCTCCGAGGAGGAGCGGGTCGCAAGTGGCGAGCACGCCCACGTCGACCATCACGACGATTGCCGAGGACTCGTTGGACAGCCTGCAAACGACGACGGGGAACAACAGCAACGCGTCCACGCCGACCGAGCCGAAGAACCCGTCGATCGGCAGGAAATCGTCGAATCGCTTGTCGCGCACGTCCGACATCTTCGAGGAGTTGGAGGCTAAGCTGCCTAGGAAGCCGCCTAGCGTCGCCTCCCTGTCCCCGGACAGCCTGGACGCGGTCGAGGCGAGCAACGACGACGAGCAAACGATGATCGGCAGGAAATCGTCGAGTCGCGCGCCAAAGAATACGGATGTGTTCGAGGAGTTGGAAGCGAAGCTTCCCAGAAGGAGATCGGCATCGAACAGGTCGTCGAAATCGCCCGACAGTTTGGAGACGGCGGCTCCAAACGGTTGGTTCTCCAAGTCGACCGAGGGGTTCGAGAAGTTGATGGAGTACGAGGAGGTGAAACCGGTCACTCGAAGATTGCCGATCTCGAAATCGACCGATCGGGTGTCCAAGTCGTCCGACAGTTTGGAGGCGATCGAGGCGTTGACCAGCGACGAGTCGATCGAGCGTAGAAGGAGCAGCTTCGAGTTGCGCGCACGCAGATCGTCCAAGAAGATGTCCAAATCGTCGGAGAGTTTCGAGATGTTGGAGCAGATCGGTACGGAGAGCGTTGTCGCCGTTCAAGATTGCCTTCAGAAGAGGAGCAGCGTGTCGGACATCAACTTGTCGAGGGGAAGAAGATTGTCGAAGAGCATCTCGAAATCGTCGGAGGATTTCGAGAGGATCGAGATAAGCGAgtcgaaggaggaggggggggatgGGGCGAGGGAGAGTTTGGGCAAGTGTTGCAGGAGGTCGTCGAAACGGGTGTCGTCCGAGAGCTCCGATAATCTCGACTCGGAGGACAGATTGGAGAACAGAAGGATGAGGAGGGCGCCGAAGAGGATACCGAGCACCAGCTACGTGGACATCGTACCGATGGACGatcaggaggaggagaagagagccGTGCAGAGGAAACCGTGCAGGCTTCAAAAGTCGTCCGAGAGCTCGGAGTTGGGAAGCACGGATACTTTGGACTCCGAGAGGAGGAACAAATCGTCCGAGAGTACCGAAACTTTGGACAGTTTGGAGAGAGATTTGGATCAGGATAGGAAACAGGAAGATCTTGCCGACACCGTTGTTGTTGCGGACAGACGCGAGAAGAGC GATCCTTGGACCAATAAATCCTTAACGATGTCGCATTCGGATCAAATGGCGGACAATACCGAAGACTCGAAACCGTTGATCTCGCCGGATAAATTCTACTGGCGCCAATCGTCGGAATCGAAGGAGAACATCGACATTCATCAACTGCTAGCCATCACTATAGTTACCAGAATGGCCGACAACGGCAACAATCAACGAAGCTCTGTGATTTATCCTAAGAAAAAACAACAGATCACCACGTCGCAGCCTACCTCGCCGGTCGCTAAACAAGAGGACAACAAGATGATTTTTGACAATCTCCTCGTTAGCAAGAACGACGAGGATTTACAAAATATGTTGAACGGCAATATATCCGAAGTGTCCACGGATACGAAGAGTTTCAAGGAGAAGTTGATCATGTTCGAGAAACTCGGAAAATAA